The Paenibacillus yonginensis genome segment GCTGCATCCAGCAGCGCTTTGACGTCGGCACCCTTCTCATAAATGAAATACTTCTCAGGTGTACCGTTGAACAGGTTATCCCGGGTAGCTTCATTGATGTAAGGGAACGTTTCAGGGAAAATTTCGTTAAAGATAATTTTACCCACGGTTGTAATCAGCAAGGCATCCTGCTGTTTCTCGTTAAAGATCACTTTGTTCAGCGCTTTAACCGGAATCGCAACACGGGCATGCAGGGAAGCAGCGCCGCGCTGGTAAGCCGAAACCGCCTCGTTGACACTGCCCAGGATCATGCCGGAACCTTTGGCTTCCTTGTTATCCATAGTCAGATAGAAGGAACCAAGGACCATATCCTGGGACGGCGTTACAACCGGTTTACCGTCTTTAGGGTTCAAAATGTTGCCGGAAGCCAGCATCAAGATACGTGCTTCAGCTTGAGCTTCGGCAGACAAAGGAACGTGCACCGCCATTTGGTCACCGTCAAAGTCGGCGTTATAAGCCGTACATACGAGCGGGTGAAGACGGATCGCGCGGCCTTCGACCAGAATCGGTTCGAACGCCTGGATACCGAGACGGTGAAGCGTAGGGGCACGGTTCAGCAGAACCGGATGCTCCTTGATCACTTCTTCGAGAACGTCCCAAACTTCTGGGCTCACGCGTTCTACTTTGCGTTTTGCACTCTTGATGTTATGAGCAAGGCCTTTATTCACAAGCTCCTTCATGACAAACGGCTTAAACAATTCCAAAGCCATTTCTTTAGGAAGACCACATTGATACATTTTCAGGTAAGGACCTACGACGATAACGGAACGACCGGAATAGTCAACCCGTTTACCGAGCAGGTTCTGACGGAAACGGCCTTGTTTACCTTTCAGCATATGGCTGAGAGATTTCAAAGGACGGTTGCCCGGACCTGTTACCGGACGGCCGCGGCGGCCGTTGTCGATCAAAGCGTCAACCGCTTCCTGAAGCATCCGTTTCTCGTTCTGAACAATGATGTCCGGAGCGCCAAGATCAAGCAGACGCTTCAAACGGTTGTTACGGTTGATTACGCGGCGGTACAGATCGTTCAGGTCAGACGTTGCAAAACGTCCGCCGTCCAGCTGTACCATCGGACGCAATTCCGGAGGGATGACCGGAAGCACGTCGAGAATCATCCATTCCGGCTGGTTGCCGGAGCTCTTGAACGCTTCAATTACTTCGAGGCGTTTGATCGCTCGGTTCCGACGTTGTCCTTGAGCCGTGCGGAGTTCCTCTTTCAGGAACTCCAGCTCTTTATCGACATCCAGATCCTGCAACAATTTCTTAACCGCTTCAGCACCCATGCCCGCCTGGAACCCGTAGCCGTATTTCTCACGGTAGCTGCGGTATTCTTTCTCGGACAAAAGTTGTTTCTTCTCCAGCGGCGTATCACCAGGATCGGTAACTACATAAGATGCAAAATAAATGATCTCTTCCAGCGATCTAGGGGACATATCCAAAGCCAGACCCATGCGGCTAGGAATCCCTTTGAAATACCAGATATGAGATACAGGAGCTGCCAATTCAATGTGGCCCATACGTTCACGGCGCACTTTGGCCCGTGTAACTTCTACACCACAGCGGTCACAGACAACGCCTTTATAACGGACACGTTTGTATTTACCGCAATGACATTCCCAGTCTTTTGTAGGGCCAAAAATCTTTTCACAGAACAGCCCTTCTTTTTCCGGCTTAAGTGTACGATAGTTAATCGTTTCCGGTTTCTTAACTTCTCCGCGGGACCAAGAACGAATTTTTTCTGGGGAAGCAAGCCCAATTTTCATAAACTCGAAGTTGTTGACGTCCAACAAGGAGCATCCCTCCTTAACCAAGTCCTGATTTATACTCTATTCTACGCCGACTTCCGATCCTTCAAGATTCAAGCTCAGCTTATCGCCGGCTGTATCATCCTCATCATCCAGCTCTTTCATTTCGATCTCTTCTTCGTTCTCGCTCAGGATCTTAACGTCCATCCCCAAGCTTTGAAGCTCTTTGATCAAAACTTTGAAGGATTCAGGCACGCCTGGTTCCGGTACATTCTCGCCTTTGACGATGGATTCGTAGGTTTTCACCCGGCCGACCACGTCATCGGATTTAACAGTCAAAATCTCTTGCAGGGTATAGGCGGCACCGTAAGCTTCCAGCGCCCACACTTCCATCTCACCGAAACGCTGACCGCCGAACTGAGCTTTACCACCCAGCGGCTGCTGTGTAACGAGAGAGTAAGGACCTGTGGAACGGGCATGGATCTTGTCGTCGACCATGTGCGCCAGCTTGATCATGTGCATGACGCCGACGGTAACTTCACGTTCAAACGGCTCGCCTGTACGTCCGTCGTACAGCATCGTTTTACCGTTGCGCTGCATGCCGGCTTCTTCCATCGTGTCGAATACATCGTATTCGTTCGCGCCGTCAAATACCGGCGTTGCCACGTGGATACCGAGCTTCATAGCAGCCATACCGAGGTGGATCTCAAGCACCTGGCCGATGTTCATCCGCGATGGTACGCCCAGCGGGTTGAGGACAACCTGTACCGGCGTTCCGTCTGGCATAAACGGCATATCTTCTTCCGGCAGAATACGGGCAACGACACCTTTGTTGCCGTGACGTCCGGCCATTTTATCGCCTTCGGAGATTTTACGTTTCTGCGCAATATAAACACGGACGAGCTGGTTTACACCTGGAGGCAGCTCATCGCCGTTCTCGCGGGTAAACACTTTAACGTCAACAACAATTCCGTCCGTACCGTGAGGCACACGCAGAGAAGTATCGCGAACTTCGCGGGCCTTCTCACCGAATATCGCATGCAGCAAACGTTCTTCGGCAGTCAATTCGGTAACGCCCTTAGGAGTTACTTTACCAACCAGAATGTCACCAGCGGCAATTTCGGCACCGATGCGGATGATACCGCGTTCGTCAAGATTGCGGAGCGCTTCTTCACCGACGTTTGGAATGTCGCGTGTAATTTCTTCAGGTCCAAGCTTCGTATCGCGGGCTTCGGATTCATATTCTTCAATATGAATGGAAGTGTACACGTCTTCTTTAACCAGCTTCTCGCTCAGCAGGATCGCATCCTCGTAGTTGTAACCTTCCCAAGTCATGAAGGCAACGACTACGTTGCGGCCCAATGCCAATTCGCCCATTTCCGTGGACGGACCGTCAGCCAGGATATCGCCTTTCTTGACGATGTCGCCGCGTCTTACGATCGGACGCTGGTTGATGCATGTCCCGTGGTTCGAACGCTTAAATTTGTGTAATTTATGTTTAATGATGTCGCCTTTAACTTCCTTGCCGTCTATAATCTCCGTACGGCGCAGCCAAATTTCATCAGCTGTGGAACGTTCGATAACACCATCATATTTCGAAACGATACATACCCCGGAATCTTTAGCAGCTTTATGTTCCATACCTGTACCTACAAGCGGAGCTTTCGGAATCAGAAGAGGAACGGCCTGACGCTGCATGTTGGACCCCATGAGCGCACGGTTGGAGTCGTCATTCTCGAGGAACGGAATGAGCGCTGTCGCTACGGATACAACCTGTTTAGGGGAGATATCCATGTAGTCGACCCGGTCGCTAGGCATCGTCAAAATGTTATCGGACTGTTTGTTGTAACGAACGATAACCATATCGTCTTTGAACTTGCCGTCTTCGGTAAGCTCTACGTTCGCCTGAGCGATAACGTAGTTATCTTCCTCATCAGCTGTCAGGTAAGCGATCTGCTCGGTGACTTGACCCGACTTCGGATCGACCCAGCGGTATGGCGCTTCAATAAAGCCATATTCGTTGATGCGGGCGAACGTCGACAAGGAGTTGATCAAACCGATGTTCGGACCTTCCGGCGTCTCGATTGGACACATACGGCCATAGTGAGAGTGGTGAACGTCTCGAACTTCCATGCCCGCGCGTTCCCGTGTCAGACCACCAGGTCCGAGTGCGGAGAGGCGGCGTTTATGAGTCAGCTCGGCCAGCGGGTTCGTTTGGTCCATGAACTGGGACAGCTGCGAGCTGCCGAAGAACTCTTTAATGGACGCAATCACCGGACGAATGTTGATCAAGGCTTGCGGCGTAATGACGTTAGCGTCTTGAATGGACATTCTTTCACGAACCACACGTTCCATCCGGGACAAACCGATACGGAACTGGTTCTGCAAAAGTTCACCTACAGAACGCAAACGACGGTTGCCCAAGTGGTCAATATCGTCGGTGCTGCCGATGCCGTGCAGCAAGTTAATGAAATAACTGATCGAGGAAATAATATCAGCAGGCGTAATGTGCTTAACGGATTTATCAATGTTCCGGTTCGCAATGACCTTAACAACCTTGCCATCCTCGATAGGCGAGAAGATATCAATTGTTTGCAGCGGAACATCTTCCGCACCAAGAACACCGTTAGCCAGGTGATAATCCTTGAAGCTTACGCCCTGCTCAAGCAGCGGCAGGAT includes the following:
- the rpoB gene encoding DNA-directed RNA polymerase subunit beta; translated protein: MAGHLVQYGRRTRRSYARINEVLEIPNLIEIQQKSYEWFLEEGLREMFQDISPIQDFTGNLVLEFIDYSLGEPKYTVDDAKERDVTYAAPLRVKVRLINKETGEVKEQEVFMGDFPLMTETGTFVINGAERVIVSQLVRSPSVYFSTKVDKNGKKTYTATVIPNRGAWLELETDAKDIIYVRIDRTRKIPVTVLLRALGFGTDAEILDLLGNDEYIRNTLDKDNTDSTEKALIEIYERLRPGEPPTLENAKSLLVARFFDPKRYDLANVGRYKINKKLHIKDRLFNQRLAESLIDTTTGEIIAEAGQLVDRRLLDEILPLLEQGVSFKDYHLANGVLGAEDVPLQTIDIFSPIEDGKVVKVIANRNIDKSVKHITPADIISSISYFINLLHGIGSTDDIDHLGNRRLRSVGELLQNQFRIGLSRMERVVRERMSIQDANVITPQALINIRPVIASIKEFFGSSQLSQFMDQTNPLAELTHKRRLSALGPGGLTRERAGMEVRDVHHSHYGRMCPIETPEGPNIGLINSLSTFARINEYGFIEAPYRWVDPKSGQVTEQIAYLTADEEDNYVIAQANVELTEDGKFKDDMVIVRYNKQSDNILTMPSDRVDYMDISPKQVVSVATALIPFLENDDSNRALMGSNMQRQAVPLLIPKAPLVGTGMEHKAAKDSGVCIVSKYDGVIERSTADEIWLRRTEIIDGKEVKGDIIKHKLHKFKRSNHGTCINQRPIVRRGDIVKKGDILADGPSTEMGELALGRNVVVAFMTWEGYNYEDAILLSEKLVKEDVYTSIHIEEYESEARDTKLGPEEITRDIPNVGEEALRNLDERGIIRIGAEIAAGDILVGKVTPKGVTELTAEERLLHAIFGEKAREVRDTSLRVPHGTDGIVVDVKVFTRENGDELPPGVNQLVRVYIAQKRKISEGDKMAGRHGNKGVVARILPEEDMPFMPDGTPVQVVLNPLGVPSRMNIGQVLEIHLGMAAMKLGIHVATPVFDGANEYDVFDTMEEAGMQRNGKTMLYDGRTGEPFEREVTVGVMHMIKLAHMVDDKIHARSTGPYSLVTQQPLGGKAQFGGQRFGEMEVWALEAYGAAYTLQEILTVKSDDVVGRVKTYESIVKGENVPEPGVPESFKVLIKELQSLGMDVKILSENEEEIEMKELDDEDDTAGDKLSLNLEGSEVGVE
- the rpoC gene encoding DNA-directed RNA polymerase subunit beta'; this translates as MLDVNNFEFMKIGLASPEKIRSWSRGEVKKPETINYRTLKPEKEGLFCEKIFGPTKDWECHCGKYKRVRYKGVVCDRCGVEVTRAKVRRERMGHIELAAPVSHIWYFKGIPSRMGLALDMSPRSLEEIIYFASYVVTDPGDTPLEKKQLLSEKEYRSYREKYGYGFQAGMGAEAVKKLLQDLDVDKELEFLKEELRTAQGQRRNRAIKRLEVIEAFKSSGNQPEWMILDVLPVIPPELRPMVQLDGGRFATSDLNDLYRRVINRNNRLKRLLDLGAPDIIVQNEKRMLQEAVDALIDNGRRGRPVTGPGNRPLKSLSHMLKGKQGRFRQNLLGKRVDYSGRSVIVVGPYLKMYQCGLPKEMALELFKPFVMKELVNKGLAHNIKSAKRKVERVSPEVWDVLEEVIKEHPVLLNRAPTLHRLGIQAFEPILVEGRAIRLHPLVCTAYNADFDGDQMAVHVPLSAEAQAEARILMLASGNILNPKDGKPVVTPSQDMVLGSFYLTMDNKEAKGSGMILGSVNEAVSAYQRGAASLHARVAIPVKALNKVIFNEKQQDALLITTVGKIIFNEIFPETFPYINEATRDNLFNGTPEKYFIYEKGADVKALLDAAPVASAVGKEYLGSIIARCFETYHTTETSVILDKIKQLGFTYSTRAGVSIAVSDVVVPEEKKQIMSDSDEKVRVVTNQYRRGLITDEERYDRVIDIWSKAKDQLTDVLMKSMDRFNSIMLMVDSKARGNKSQITQLGGMRGLMATPSGRIYELPIKANFREGLTVLEYFISTHGARKGLADTALRTADSGYLTRRLVDVAQDVIVREEDCGTDKGIVVTRIQDGKEIIEDLFDRIEGRYCFETIRHPETGEIIIHRDELIDTDKANAIVNAGIEKLQIRSVLSCRARHGVCKKCYGRNLATGKHVEIGEAVGIIAAQSIGEPGTQLTMRTFHTGGVAGDDITQGLPRIQELFEARNPKGQATISEIDGVIKEIREAKDRREIEVQGEAETKVYSVTYGSRLRVSEGMEIEAGDELTDGSIDPKEILRIKGIRGVQNYILQEVQRVYRNQGVEINDKHVEVMIKQMLRKIRIVDAGDTQLLPGSFVDLYEYEVANKEAILSGKEPAVAKPVLLGITKASLETDSFLSAASFQETTRVLTDAAIKGKVDKLLGLKENVIIGKLIPAGTGMNRYRNVEFDGPVDEETAEGLETVSVE